In bacterium, a single window of DNA contains:
- the rpmC gene encoding 50S ribosomal protein L29, with translation MKATELREHTVDELREKETELAEQLFALRLQKVTGQLDNPTKMTTVRKDMARVLTVLREKQSAKT, from the coding sequence ATGAAAGCCACCGAACTGAGAGAACACACGGTCGACGAGCTTCGCGAGAAGGAGACCGAGCTGGCTGAGCAGTTGTTTGCGCTCAGGCTGCAGAAGGTCACCGGACAGCTGGATAACCCAACCAAGATGACGACGGTACGCAAAGACATGGCGCGGGTGTTGACTGTTCTGCGCGAGAAGCAATCGGCGAAGACCTGA
- the rpsQ gene encoding 30S ribosomal protein S17 gives MNEQVTVESTQSTEPAEQAARRQTMVGKVVSNKMDKTVVVSVGKTTVHRLYRRYLKRTSKYYAHDERNECGVGDVVEIVASRPISKQKRWRVQRVVERAEG, from the coding sequence ATGAACGAGCAAGTCACTGTTGAGAGCACTCAGAGCACCGAACCAGCTGAGCAGGCCGCACGCCGCCAGACCATGGTCGGCAAGGTGGTCAGCAACAAGATGGACAAGACCGTGGTGGTTTCGGTGGGGAAGACGACCGTGCATCGCCTCTACCGTCGCTACCTGAAGCGAACCAGCAAGTACTACGCTCACGACGAGCGCAACGAGTGCGGCGTCGGCGATGTCGTCGAGATCGTCGCCAGCCGACCCATATCGAAACAGAAGCGCTGGCGGGTTCA